AAACACTTTGGTGCCCTTTACTGTATTTAACATGCCACATATACAATCCAACAATGACCGTGTGCTAAATGTACTTCACTGTTTTAATGGCAGATTAATGGCAGCGCTCGTTGTTTTCAAGTCGCCAATTTATATTCACTTTCAGAGAAATGGGACTTCATGAGCATGGTGCAGTCGCATGCAAAATAAGTCATTTTCTTCTTTGTTCTCATCTCCCAAACGGCGCTTCACCCAGCTGTGCGCTTAATAACGGTTCGGGTAATTAGCCAGCTGCCTTTCTGCAGCGTATCACTCCAGGCTGTTTAGGCACCACCGAAGACCCAAAACACTCATAATGATGGCGGCACATACTACACATTTCTTCAAAAGGTGCGAGATGTAATGTCAGTCCCCCAGAGAAATGAGGGTTATGAAGGAGAACCCTGAGGTGTCCTCATTAAAATGGTCATTAAAAAAAGATGGCAATAATAAAGAGATCAGAAGCCTCACCTTGGTCTGGCGGGTTGGGGTCCCAAGCGGCCCACAACTGCACGATGAAGAATGGGGACCAGCAGACTGTGTAGACCAGCACGATCACCAGTGTCATTCGGACCGTCTTGGACATGGCCTTCGATACTccaggggggggcagggctggcGGGAGAGGCGAGTGTGTGGACGGGTTTGTAATTGATTGGGTGTTGGATGCAGTATGGATTTCATGGGAATTGGTGGGTTGTGAGGAACTGTTATGTAGGGTGGAATCTGGAGGTGAGATGTGGTTCTGGTGGGTACTGGGATCATCGTCCGTGCAAGAGGTCATAAACACGGGACAAAGAGAGCTGTGGTCATGGCTTGTAGGGCAGTGATCCGAGGGCCTCCAAGGAAGGTCGTTGAAAGAAGACGTCTCGTCACAAGAATTTGGAAGCTCCTGTGGCGGTAGGGGTTGGTTGGAGAGACTCTCCATTGCCACATTGCAACAAGAGCACAGGGAATTGTTGTTCTTCTGTAATGAGCGCACGCTTCGACCCACTCTGCCCCTCCTATTGTTCTTTCCATCCTGCTGAAGCTTCCGGACATGGAAGAGGACAGAGCTCCGCCTATACTCCACGGTCATCGTTCTCTCTGACTTAAGGTAGATGTTGTCATGGATCTCTCGGAATATCCGCACCTATACGGAAGGGGAGGGGGCTTGGTGAGAGTCGTTCATTTGAGTGACCCATGTAAGAGCTGCCTAGTTCATGCATCAACATGATGTGGGACACGCAGCTGGTCCTGCTGAACATCTGGATATCCAGATGTTTCATATTGGCCTATCCAGTTTAACACCCCTTTGAGGAAAGATACTGAGGCAACTAACAGGATGGACAGCAAGGTTCTGGAGGTTTTGTGATTTCAGGAGCATTATGGTACCTGACAGATGGTGATGATGAATGCAGGCAGGACAAAGACAGCCACGGTCACCCAGGTGACATAGGCCTTTAGTCCCCAGGACTCTGCAAAGTGTCCCCAACACTCAAACACTCCAGGAGACACTTCTGACATGGAAAAGATGAACACCTATGAGAAGGAGAATCAGTTGGGTCACTGAAGCACTTGGTTCCTTTGTCATCATTATCTCCCAACTAGAGAATATGAATCAAGTCATAGATGGTACTCATGATAACTACACTGTTTATGACTGTTTGCTGAGAAGCTGGGTCGTGACCTACAAGAGGACAAAGCTAAGACAAACTGTTACTCCTCACCTGAGGCACGCTGAACAGCAGTGCTAGCCCCCAAGCCACCATGACGGGGGTGTTCCAACGAGACGTTACCCCACCGCGGtaggcctgcagggggcagcagataGCGTAGTGCCGATCAACGGTCATGGCCACAATCATGTAGGAGGATGCAAACATGCCCACAATTTGCAGGTACTTCACAGAGCGGCACAGAGCATCGGGACCTTGGAACCGCTCCGTTATGTCCCAAAGCAACTGAGGCAGCACCTGGAGAAGATGACGGCACATAAAATAATCTCAGCATCTGGCGCATGTCACCCGAGGGTTGATGAAATATAAAGTGTAGACCCCATTGGTCCAAAGCACAACGTGAGCATGCCCAACATCAGTTTGTAACTGGTCTGATGTTACAGCATCATTGTCACCATTAAGCAGTTAGGATTACAGATTGAAAAAGAACAGTAAGAGCTGTATTACATCAGTGACAGATTACTGCTTTTCAGTCTTTATTTTTTTGCGAATTCTGGACCTTAGCTTCCTGAATTTGAAGCTGACCAGCCACCCTAATAGGAGATGTAGTCAGAATATAGATGGATGTATGGAATTTGGACTTGAGTTCTACTAGTCAACCATTAACTACATTTTAAAAACGCtgtctgctccctcacatgctctgatattTGAGACAGATCAACCACAATGCAATCAAATGCAGTGGCAGTGTTACACATGCTCCTGGGTCACCCTTGGCCTTCCCCATATCATTAAAGCATCTTTAGGATGCACGTCTCGCACCCACACAGTGTTACTCTCAGAAAGAGGATGGTCAGTCTACATCAGGGGTCTCAGAGTACTGGCCTGCAAGacaggtgtgtttttttaatcccTATTAAATTTGTAACGTCATCCCACTAATCGCCAAATTTTTCTGAAATCAAAACCTGAAGTGACCTGCTTCACTCGAAGACCTCGATGCCAGTGGCCCCCAGGTTATTTGAGTTTGAGACCCCAGGTCTGCATCTGACCATGCAAGAACTAGAGGACTAGGAACAGCACTGACAGGGGCTCGGTGGTGTTTACCTGGAATAAGGCCACCACCAGGTCAGCCACGCAGAGGTTGACCATGAAGAGGTGCATGGGCGCGTGATGTTTCCTCCTCCTCAGGAGCACCCACAGCACAAACCCGTTTCCCAGGGCTGTCAGAGCTAGGATGAGCCCCAGGACCGTGATCTCGGCCCGGGCCAGGGCCATGTCTCGCACCCTGGGCGCCGGGGCGGCGTGCGATGTGGGTCCAGCGGTAACCGTGGCATTCTCTTGGACAATCCAGAAAAAGGACCCGCCTCCATAGGTGCTGCTTAGGTTGAAGTCTGGAAATATGGGAGGAGTGAGGTTTCCGCTTCCGTCCGCCCAAGTGGAGCGATTCGGTCCGTCCCAATCGGATTCCCAAGAGAGAGCCGCCATGCCTGCACAATGACACCATTTGCAATCCATAAATAGGCCCAGggaaacaacaaacattaatgGTGGCTTGCAGGAGAACACTACAGAGCGTCTGCCTTTGAAATTATGTTTGATGAAAAGCAGATGTTGTTGCTGAATTGGAAGAAGGATATTGTTCTCCCTGTTGTGATTGTGAAAATGGGACCCTCCAAAACAAGAGATGCTAAGCTGTCATGCAATCTAGGAAAATGACCTGCTATTTACAATTGGGCCCTGGTCCAACTTTAAGATGCCCAGGAATCTCTTGAGGGGCCGAGATGTTTGACTGTAAGAGTCAtcttcaaaataataaaaaaaatcccaagTCACTGATTGGTTGGCATTTGGCCAGGTTTGGGGTGGGTGGGACTCAAGGTCCATCCTGGCTCTCCCATTGGAGCTGAGCCTGAGTCCTAGAGTGATAATCAGTCaatctcactctctctctttcctgcAGTCTAATGGGTTCCTGTAATGATAAAGGGCTGTGCCACATGGGCTTAGGTGAAGCACCGGGAGAATTTAATTTTGCATCTG
This genomic interval from Paramormyrops kingsleyae isolate MSU_618 chromosome 8, PKINGS_0.4, whole genome shotgun sequence contains the following:
- the avpr2ab gene encoding vasopressin V2 receptor isoform X2 → MAALSWESDWDGPNRSTWADGSGNLTPPIFPDFNLSSTYGGGSFFWIVQENATVTAGPTSHAAPAPRVRDMALARAEITVLGLILALTALGNGFVLWVLLRRRKHHAPMHLFMVNLCVADLVVALFQAYRGGVTSRWNTPVMVAWGLALLFSVPQVFIFSMSEVSPGVFECWGHFAESWGLKAYVTWVTVAVFVLPAFIITICQVRIFREIHDNIYLKSERTMTVEYRRSSVLFHVRKLQQDGKNNRRGRVGRSVRSLQKNNNSLCSCCNVAMESLSNQPLPPQELPNSCDETSSFNDLPWRPSDHCPTSHDHSSLCPVFMTSCTDDDPSTHQNHISPPDSTLHNSSSQPTNSHEIHTASNTQSITNPSTHSPLPPALPPPGVSKAMSKTVRMTLVIVLVYTVCWSPFFIVQLWAAWDPNPPDQGVAFTILMLLASLNSCTNPWIYTAFSSSVSRELLALLRCRPPRGSRKTSLPDDSTATHTSMTAAKDSVY
- the avpr2ab gene encoding vasopressin V2 receptor isoform X1: MAALSWESDWDGPNRSTWADGSGNLTPPIFPDFNLSSTYGGGSFFWIVQENATVTAGPTSHAAPAPRVRDMALARAEITVLGLILALTALGNGFVLWVLLRRRKHHAPMHLFMVNLCVADLVVALFQVLPQLLWDITERFQGPDALCRSVKYLQIVGMFASSYMIVAMTVDRHYAICCPLQAYRGGVTSRWNTPVMVAWGLALLFSVPQVFIFSMSEVSPGVFECWGHFAESWGLKAYVTWVTVAVFVLPAFIITICQVRIFREIHDNIYLKSERTMTVEYRRSSVLFHVRKLQQDGKNNRRGRVGRSVRSLQKNNNSLCSCCNVAMESLSNQPLPPQELPNSCDETSSFNDLPWRPSDHCPTSHDHSSLCPVFMTSCTDDDPSTHQNHISPPDSTLHNSSSQPTNSHEIHTASNTQSITNPSTHSPLPPALPPPGVSKAMSKTVRMTLVIVLVYTVCWSPFFIVQLWAAWDPNPPDQGVAFTILMLLASLNSCTNPWIYTAFSSSVSRELLALLRCRPPRGSRKTSLPDDSTATHTSMTAAKDSVY